In Arsenicicoccus sp. oral taxon 190, the following are encoded in one genomic region:
- a CDS encoding helix-turn-helix transcriptional regulator: MPKERADLLSSGVRRQITNLITAAPDRWTALQLADELQLHVTTVRFHLDQLEQAGVIDSQPERRDRPGRPRKVYRRSSDEVPVNTAAYVILADVLAATLATQDDSDARAEAADRAGAAWVAAHLSGTPREAVDTPPDATGVVDARRAPATTAQTRQGAIPVKPLLDTLAQWGYPRETVTVEGDPATRCQATLTFCPMIDAARRHPDVVCGIHLGLVRGALEQLGVADPAVRVTPMVTPGVCTVDMSTADAGADAVTDGLDLVHVRRGDATPPAPA, encoded by the coding sequence GTGCCCAAGGAACGCGCCGACCTGCTGTCCTCCGGGGTTCGCCGGCAGATCACCAACCTCATCACCGCGGCGCCGGACCGGTGGACCGCTCTGCAGCTCGCCGACGAGCTGCAGCTGCACGTCACGACGGTGAGGTTCCACCTCGACCAGCTCGAGCAGGCCGGGGTCATCGACTCGCAGCCGGAGCGCCGGGACCGGCCCGGGCGGCCGCGCAAGGTCTATCGACGCAGCAGCGACGAGGTGCCCGTCAACACGGCGGCCTACGTGATCCTCGCCGACGTGCTCGCCGCGACCCTCGCGACGCAGGACGACAGCGACGCCCGCGCCGAGGCCGCGGACCGGGCCGGCGCCGCGTGGGTCGCCGCCCACCTCTCGGGGACGCCGCGCGAGGCGGTCGACACCCCGCCGGACGCCACCGGCGTGGTCGACGCGCGCCGGGCCCCGGCGACGACCGCCCAGACCCGGCAGGGGGCGATCCCCGTGAAGCCGCTGCTCGACACCCTGGCGCAGTGGGGATACCCGCGCGAGACGGTGACCGTCGAGGGCGACCCCGCGACCCGGTGCCAGGCGACGCTGACCTTCTGCCCGATGATCGACGCGGCGCGCCGCCACCCCGACGTGGTGTGCGGCATCCACCTGGGCCTGGTGCGGGGTGCGCTCGAGCAGCTCGGCGTGGCCGACCCGGCGGTCCGGGTCACCCCGATGGTGACCCCCGGGGTGTGCACCGTCGACATGAGCACCGCCGACGCGGGCGCCGACGCCGTGACCGACGGCCTCGACCTGGTCCACGTCCGCCGGGGCGACGCCACCCCACCGGCCCCTGCCTGA
- a CDS encoding MFS transporter: protein MSTASTARQGGEWLQSWDPENDQTWDKALAWRTLWITTFTLTMCFVAWFLPSAIIPKLNALGYTFTKTELYWMSAMPGLAAGLLRIVWMVLPPIMGTRKMVALTTLLLFFPILGWGVRVQNPSAPYWELMVLAFLAGIGGGAFSGFMPSTSYFFPRRMQGTALGLQAGIGNFGVSLVQLLTPWLIGFSMIGFLGGSQAMKVPGKPSKEVWFQNAAFIWLPLIVIGALWAWTALKSVPVKANVRQQFDIFGNQDTWWMTLIYIMTFGTFSGLSAQFGLLLGNLYGSGNAAIVKGTGASAQILVQGYSVPDPVSWVFWGPLIGAGARVLFSPLTDKMGGAIWTLISGIGLIASIIYTIPALTPDTSSAAALQGDFRQFLIGMFLIFLFAGIGNASTFKQMPMIFEKRQAGGVIGWTAAIAAFGPFFFALGIGMMGATAFYWVGVLWAVMCTAVTWMRYARPGAPKPG, encoded by the coding sequence ATGAGCACCGCAAGCACCGCCCGCCAAGGAGGTGAGTGGCTGCAGTCCTGGGACCCGGAGAACGACCAGACCTGGGACAAGGCTCTCGCCTGGCGCACCCTGTGGATCACGACGTTCACGCTGACCATGTGCTTCGTCGCGTGGTTCCTCCCCAGCGCGATCATCCCCAAGCTCAATGCCCTCGGCTACACCTTCACCAAGACCGAGCTCTACTGGATGTCCGCGATGCCCGGCCTCGCCGCCGGTCTGCTGCGCATCGTGTGGATGGTCCTGCCGCCCATCATGGGCACCCGCAAGATGGTCGCCCTGACCACGCTGCTGCTGTTCTTCCCGATCCTCGGGTGGGGCGTGCGCGTCCAGAACCCCTCCGCCCCCTACTGGGAGCTCATGGTCCTGGCCTTCCTGGCCGGCATCGGCGGCGGCGCGTTCTCCGGCTTCATGCCCTCCACGTCCTACTTCTTCCCCCGGCGCATGCAGGGCACCGCGCTCGGCCTGCAGGCCGGGATCGGCAACTTCGGCGTCTCCCTGGTGCAGCTGCTCACGCCGTGGCTCATCGGCTTCTCGATGATCGGCTTCCTCGGCGGCTCGCAGGCGATGAAGGTCCCCGGCAAGCCGAGCAAGGAGGTGTGGTTCCAGAACGCCGCCTTCATCTGGCTGCCGCTGATCGTCATCGGCGCCCTGTGGGCCTGGACGGCGCTCAAGTCGGTGCCGGTCAAGGCCAACGTCCGCCAGCAGTTCGACATCTTCGGCAACCAGGACACCTGGTGGATGACGCTCATCTACATCATGACCTTCGGCACCTTCTCCGGCCTGTCGGCACAGTTCGGCCTGCTCCTGGGCAACCTCTACGGCTCGGGCAACGCCGCCATCGTCAAGGGCACCGGGGCCTCAGCGCAGATCCTGGTCCAGGGTTACTCCGTGCCCGACCCGGTGAGCTGGGTCTTCTGGGGCCCGCTGATCGGCGCCGGTGCCCGCGTGCTCTTCTCCCCGCTGACCGACAAGATGGGCGGCGCGATCTGGACGCTCATCTCCGGCATCGGCCTGATCGCCTCGATCATCTACACGATCCCCGCGCTGACGCCCGACACCTCCTCCGCGGCGGCGCTGCAGGGTGACTTCCGGCAGTTCCTGATCGGGATGTTCCTGATCTTCCTGTTCGCCGGGATCGGCAACGCCTCGACCTTCAAGCAGATGCCGATGATCTTCGAGAAGCGCCAGGCCGGTGGCGTCATCGGCTGGACCGCCGCCATCGCCGCGTTCGGGCCGTTCTTCTTCGCCCTCGGCATCGGCATGATGGGTGCCACCGCGTTCTACTGGGTCGGCGTCCTGTGGGCCGTGATGTGCACCGCGGTCACGTGGATGCGCTACGCCCGTCCGGGTGCGCCCAAGCCGGGCTGA
- a CDS encoding MFS transporter, whose amino-acid sequence MSTPATTAAEQLPRGANRVLTWSTIGFTVMFAVWMMFGILQKPIRAELHLSEEQYSWILAAAILNGSMWRLPAGMITDRIGGRKVMTALLLASAVPAYLVSQARSYAMLLLLAFLVGFAGNSFSVGIAWNSAWFTRARQGFALGLFGAGNVGASVTKFIGPPLILGTAGATYLGVVKGGWRLIPVIYAVLLVVLAALTWFGTPREDRMPGASKPIAEMLAPLRQVRVWRFSLYYVAVFGAYVALSSTLPNYYQDTFGVSLTNAGLLTALFIFPASLLRPVGGWFSDRFGARKAMYGTFWMMLATTGVLMMPAGHLVVSHPDGRQTEHLAYSLGIVPFTLIVFLLGCAMGVGKAAVYKHIPEYFPDNVGSVGGLVGMLGGLGGFFLPPLFSYSKAWSGFPSSTFFVLFVLTAICLAWMHLTIVRMLHQQSPHLAHQFDHAPATA is encoded by the coding sequence GTGAGCACACCCGCCACGACAGCGGCAGAGCAGCTGCCCCGCGGCGCCAACCGCGTCCTGACCTGGTCCACCATCGGCTTCACCGTGATGTTCGCGGTGTGGATGATGTTCGGGATCCTGCAGAAGCCGATCCGGGCCGAGCTGCACCTGTCCGAGGAGCAGTACTCCTGGATCCTGGCCGCCGCCATCCTCAACGGCTCCATGTGGCGGCTGCCCGCCGGGATGATCACCGACCGCATCGGCGGCCGCAAGGTCATGACGGCGCTGCTGCTCGCGAGCGCTGTCCCGGCCTACCTGGTCTCCCAGGCGCGGTCCTACGCGATGCTGCTGCTGCTCGCCTTCCTCGTGGGCTTCGCCGGCAACTCCTTCTCCGTGGGCATCGCGTGGAACTCCGCCTGGTTCACCCGCGCCCGGCAGGGCTTCGCCCTCGGCCTCTTCGGGGCCGGCAACGTGGGCGCCTCGGTGACGAAGTTCATCGGGCCCCCGCTGATCCTCGGGACCGCCGGCGCGACCTACCTCGGTGTCGTCAAGGGCGGCTGGCGGCTGATCCCCGTGATCTACGCCGTGCTGCTGGTGGTGCTCGCGGCGCTCACGTGGTTCGGCACCCCCCGGGAGGACCGGATGCCGGGGGCGAGCAAGCCCATCGCGGAGATGCTGGCCCCGCTGCGGCAGGTCCGCGTCTGGCGCTTCAGCCTCTACTACGTGGCCGTGTTCGGCGCCTACGTCGCCCTGTCGAGCACCCTGCCCAACTACTACCAGGACACCTTCGGGGTCTCGCTGACCAACGCCGGGCTGCTGACGGCGCTGTTCATCTTCCCCGCGTCGCTGCTGCGCCCGGTCGGCGGCTGGTTCTCCGACCGCTTCGGCGCCCGCAAGGCGATGTACGGCACCTTCTGGATGATGCTGGCCACCACCGGCGTGCTGATGATGCCCGCCGGGCACCTCGTCGTCAGCCACCCCGACGGCCGGCAGACCGAGCACCTCGCCTACAGCCTTGGGATCGTGCCGTTCACGCTGATCGTCTTCCTGCTCGGCTGCGCCATGGGCGTCGGCAAGGCCGCCGTCTACAAGCACATCCCGGAGTACTTCCCCGACAACGTCGGCTCGGTCGGCGGCCTGGTCGGCATGCTCGGCGGCCTCGGCGGCTTCTTCCTCCCGCCGCTGTTCTCCTACAGCAAGGCCTGGTCCGGCTTCCCGTCGAGCACCTTCTTCGTCCTGTTCGTGCTGACCGCGATCTGCCTGGCCTGGATGCACCTGACCATCGTCCGGATGCTGCACCAGCAGTCCCCCCACCTCGCCCACCAGTTCGACCACGCCCCCGCCACCGCCTGA
- a CDS encoding helix-turn-helix transcriptional regulator, translated as MAQPATRPAPALRRSGPVAAWGPDAGDRPSLLAPSMRRRIIDVLAAAPLTVHGRPGLSAQEIATRVDVHVTTARFHLEVLLDAHVVEARAERRGAVGRPRKLYHLVSAGVRLDPAHRELSSLVTSTWGLPEPQGSTTMFPLARDWAREHADVDPTPWAPADTPGQWLRTAEQVVAVMEAWGFRHDIALVDGGREVALTLTAAPFLAIAARHAPVLYAFRRGLLTGVLERLGEPDVEITLVPHDDIAVTTARLVTATPLRHTVRALSASPVHPGAPSSRPRPRRSTNRRRDA; from the coding sequence ATGGCGCAGCCGGCCACCCGCCCCGCCCCGGCCCTGCGGCGCAGCGGCCCGGTCGCCGCGTGGGGGCCCGACGCGGGGGACCGCCCCAGCCTGCTGGCGCCGTCGATGCGCCGACGCATCATCGACGTGCTGGCCGCCGCCCCGCTGACGGTGCATGGTCGGCCGGGCCTGTCGGCGCAGGAGATCGCGACCCGCGTCGACGTGCACGTGACGACCGCGAGGTTCCACCTCGAGGTGCTCCTGGACGCCCACGTGGTCGAGGCGCGCGCCGAGCGGCGCGGCGCCGTGGGTCGGCCCCGCAAGCTCTACCACCTGGTCTCCGCCGGGGTCCGGCTCGACCCGGCCCACCGCGAGCTCTCCTCGCTGGTCACCTCCACGTGGGGGCTGCCGGAGCCGCAGGGCTCGACGACGATGTTCCCGCTGGCGCGGGACTGGGCCCGCGAGCACGCCGACGTGGACCCGACGCCGTGGGCGCCCGCGGACACGCCCGGCCAGTGGCTGCGCACCGCCGAGCAGGTCGTGGCGGTCATGGAGGCGTGGGGGTTCCGGCACGACATCGCCCTTGTCGACGGGGGCCGGGAGGTGGCGCTCACGCTGACCGCGGCGCCCTTCCTCGCGATCGCCGCGCGGCACGCCCCGGTGCTCTACGCCTTCCGGCGTGGCCTGCTCACCGGCGTGCTGGAGCGGCTGGGCGAGCCCGACGTCGAGATCACGCTCGTCCCGCACGACGACATCGCGGTCACCACGGCACGGCTCGTGACCGCGACGCCGCTCCGGCATACGGTGAGGGCACTCTCGGCCAGCCCGGTGCACCCAGGCGCCCCCTCGTCTCGCCCCCGACCCCGACGCTCCACCAACCGCAGGAGAGATGCATGA
- a CDS encoding nitrate reductase subunit alpha — translation MSTSTTRGGRGPSGIDSPLAEALVGTRRFFTKATVSPDQRAIYEIGGRKADAFYRDRWSHDKVVRSTHGVNCTGSCSWKVYVKDGIITWEAQQTDYPSTGGDRPEYEPRGCPRGAAFSWYTYSPTRVRYPYIRGVLLDMYRQAKQEYTDPVLAWASIMQDETKRRRYQSARGKGGLVRASWGEAAEMVAAANVYTVKRWGPDRIAGFSPIPAMSMVSYASGARFTELIGGTMLSFYDWYADLPVASPQMFGDQTDVPESGDWWDAGYLMMWGSNVPLTRTPDAHWMTEARYRGQKVVVVSPDYAENVKFADEWMPAAPGTDAALAMAMGHVILREFFVDRPVEFFRDYTSTYTDLPYLVWLDRSDETGETVWTPGKFAVAGDVAGGPEADSENSMWKPMLVDETTGEVVVPRGSLGHRFGEEGVGQWNLDLGDVRPALSLLGDAAETVEVSLPRFDALDGQSTLTRRGVPVRRLGDGYVTTVFDLMLAQYGVARPGLPGEWPTGYDDVEGAYTPAWQEDITGVPAEQCTRIAREFAQNAVDTTGRSMILMGAGTNHWYHSDLIYRAMLVLTTITGCQGRNGGGWAHYVGQEKVRPLMGFQHMAFALDWARPPRHMIQTAYWYLHTSQYRYDTYTANDIGAGRGAFPGKTVADLVAQSARLGWMPSYPTFNRSSIQLPDEAEAAGMEVPAYVVDQLKKGELSFAAEDPEAEENWPRILMLWRANLFGSSAKGDEYFLKHLLGTDHGVNATEATPDKRPADVVWPEVAPEGKLDLLMTIDFRMTSSTLLSDVVLPAATWYEKNDINTTDMHPFIHSFNPAIAPPWQSRTDWDAFVTIAKEFSELARTHLGTRRDLVAKPLWHDTPEAMATVHGRVLDWKTGECEPVPGKTLPVLAVVERDYTQVYDKLVSVGPLLEKVGTVCKGVTYDVKREVEWLRRKNGTVHGGVGDGQPRLDTAVQAAEMIMALSGTTNGHVATQGFKTLEKRTGHQMHDLAAEHEGKQITYADTVAAPVPVITSPEWSGSESGGRRYSPFTINIERLKPFHTLTGRQQFYVDHDWLQRMGEALPTYRPPLNMTQLFGERPVGEVEAGADGVGVSVSVRYLTPHNKWSIHSEYQDNLFMLSLGRGGQSVWMSDKDAAKIGVRDNDWIELVNRNGVVASRVIVTHRMPEGTIYMPHAQDRLIDVPLTEHNGKRGGIHNSMTRIMVKPSHIIGGYAQLSYFFNYIGPTGNNRDEVTIIRKRSQKVEY, via the coding sequence ATGAGCACGTCCACCACCCGCGGAGGTCGAGGCCCCTCAGGCATCGACAGCCCTCTCGCCGAGGCTCTGGTCGGCACCCGCCGGTTCTTCACCAAGGCGACGGTCAGCCCCGACCAGCGCGCGATCTACGAGATCGGGGGCCGCAAGGCCGACGCGTTCTACCGCGACCGCTGGAGCCACGACAAGGTCGTCCGCTCCACCCACGGCGTCAACTGCACCGGCTCCTGCTCGTGGAAGGTCTACGTCAAGGACGGGATCATCACCTGGGAGGCGCAGCAGACGGACTACCCGTCGACCGGCGGGGACCGGCCGGAGTACGAGCCCCGCGGCTGTCCCCGCGGCGCCGCCTTCTCCTGGTACACCTACAGCCCGACGCGGGTCCGCTACCCCTACATCCGCGGCGTCCTGCTGGACATGTACCGCCAGGCCAAGCAGGAGTACACCGACCCGGTGCTCGCGTGGGCCTCGATCATGCAGGACGAGACCAAGCGGCGCCGCTACCAGAGCGCCCGCGGCAAGGGCGGCCTGGTCCGGGCCAGCTGGGGCGAGGCTGCCGAGATGGTCGCGGCCGCCAACGTCTACACCGTCAAGCGCTGGGGCCCGGACCGCATCGCCGGCTTCTCCCCGATCCCCGCGATGTCGATGGTGTCCTACGCCTCCGGGGCCCGCTTCACCGAGCTCATCGGCGGCACCATGCTGTCCTTCTACGACTGGTATGCCGACCTCCCGGTCGCCTCTCCCCAGATGTTCGGCGACCAGACCGACGTCCCGGAGTCCGGCGACTGGTGGGACGCCGGCTACCTGATGATGTGGGGCTCCAACGTCCCGCTGACCCGCACCCCGGACGCGCACTGGATGACCGAGGCGCGCTACCGGGGCCAGAAGGTCGTGGTCGTGTCCCCCGACTACGCCGAGAACGTCAAGTTCGCCGACGAGTGGATGCCCGCCGCTCCCGGCACCGACGCGGCGCTCGCCATGGCGATGGGCCACGTGATCCTGCGCGAGTTCTTCGTCGACCGGCCCGTGGAGTTCTTCCGCGACTACACGAGCACCTACACCGACCTGCCCTACCTGGTGTGGCTGGACCGCAGCGACGAGACCGGCGAGACCGTCTGGACCCCCGGCAAGTTCGCGGTGGCCGGAGACGTCGCGGGCGGCCCGGAGGCCGACTCCGAGAACTCCATGTGGAAGCCCATGCTCGTCGACGAGACCACCGGCGAGGTCGTCGTGCCGCGCGGCTCGCTCGGGCACCGCTTCGGCGAGGAGGGCGTCGGGCAGTGGAACCTCGACCTCGGCGACGTGCGCCCCGCGCTGTCGCTGCTCGGCGACGCGGCCGAGACGGTGGAGGTGTCGCTGCCGCGCTTCGACGCACTGGACGGGCAGTCGACCCTGACCCGCCGCGGCGTGCCGGTGCGCCGGCTCGGTGACGGCTACGTCACCACGGTCTTCGACCTGATGCTGGCGCAGTACGGCGTCGCCCGCCCCGGCCTGCCCGGCGAGTGGCCGACCGGCTACGACGACGTCGAGGGCGCCTACACCCCGGCGTGGCAGGAGGACATCACCGGCGTCCCGGCCGAGCAGTGCACCCGGATCGCGCGGGAGTTCGCGCAGAACGCCGTCGACACCACGGGCCGCTCGATGATCCTCATGGGCGCCGGCACCAACCACTGGTACCACTCCGACCTGATCTACCGCGCGATGCTGGTGCTCACCACGATCACCGGCTGCCAGGGCCGCAACGGCGGCGGCTGGGCGCACTACGTCGGGCAGGAGAAGGTGCGCCCGTTGATGGGCTTCCAGCACATGGCGTTCGCGCTGGACTGGGCGCGCCCGCCGCGCCACATGATCCAGACCGCCTACTGGTACCTCCACACCAGCCAGTACCGCTACGACACCTACACCGCCAACGACATCGGCGCCGGCCGCGGCGCGTTCCCCGGCAAGACCGTCGCCGACCTGGTCGCGCAGTCCGCCCGGCTCGGCTGGATGCCGAGCTACCCGACCTTCAACCGCTCCTCGATCCAGCTGCCCGACGAGGCCGAGGCGGCGGGGATGGAGGTCCCGGCATACGTCGTGGACCAGCTGAAGAAGGGTGAGCTCAGCTTCGCCGCCGAGGACCCCGAGGCGGAGGAGAACTGGCCGCGGATCCTGATGCTGTGGCGCGCCAACCTCTTCGGCTCCTCGGCCAAGGGCGACGAGTACTTCCTCAAGCACCTGCTCGGCACCGACCACGGGGTCAACGCGACCGAGGCGACGCCCGACAAGCGGCCCGCCGACGTGGTGTGGCCCGAGGTGGCCCCCGAGGGCAAGCTGGACCTGCTCATGACCATCGACTTCCGCATGACCAGCTCGACGCTGCTGTCCGACGTCGTGCTCCCCGCGGCCACGTGGTACGAGAAGAACGACATCAACACCACGGACATGCACCCCTTCATCCACTCGTTCAACCCGGCGATCGCTCCGCCGTGGCAGAGCCGGACCGACTGGGACGCCTTCGTCACCATCGCCAAGGAGTTCAGCGAGCTCGCCAGGACCCACCTCGGGACCCGGCGCGACCTGGTGGCCAAGCCGCTGTGGCACGACACCCCCGAGGCCATGGCCACGGTGCACGGCCGGGTGCTGGACTGGAAGACCGGCGAGTGCGAGCCGGTGCCGGGCAAGACCCTGCCGGTGCTGGCGGTGGTCGAGCGCGACTACACCCAGGTCTACGACAAGCTCGTCTCCGTCGGGCCGCTGCTGGAGAAGGTCGGCACCGTGTGCAAGGGCGTCACCTACGACGTCAAGCGCGAGGTCGAGTGGCTGCGCCGCAAGAACGGCACCGTCCACGGCGGCGTCGGCGACGGCCAGCCCCGCCTCGACACCGCGGTCCAGGCCGCGGAGATGATCATGGCGCTGTCCGGCACCACCAACGGGCACGTCGCGACCCAGGGCTTCAAGACCCTGGAGAAGCGCACCGGCCACCAGATGCACGACCTGGCGGCCGAGCACGAGGGCAAGCAGATCACGTATGCCGACACCGTGGCCGCCCCGGTCCCGGTCATCACCTCCCCGGAGTGGTCGGGCTCGGAGTCCGGCGGCCGGCGCTACAGCCCCTTCACGATCAACATCGAGCGCCTCAAGCCGTTCCACACCCTGACCGGGCGGCAGCAGTTCTACGTCGACCACGACTGGCTGCAGCGGATGGGCGAGGCCCTGCCGACCTACCGCCCGCCGCTCAACATGACCCAGCTCTTCGGCGAGCGCCCCGTCGGCGAGGTCGAGGCGGGCGCGGACGGCGTCGGCGTGTCGGTGTCCGTGCGCTACCTGACCCCGCACAACAAGTGGTCGATCCACTCGGAGTACCAGGACAACCTCTTCATGCTGTCGCTGGGTCGCGGCGGGCAGTCGGTGTGGATGTCCGACAAGGACGCCGCCAAGATCGGGGTCCGCGACAACGACTGGATCGAGCTGGTCAACCGCAACGGCGTGGTCGCCTCCCGGGTGATCGTGACCCACCGCATGCCCGAGGGCACGATCTACATGCCCCACGCCCAGGACCGGCTGATCGACGTGCCGCTCACCGAGCACAACGGCAAGCGCGGCGGCATCCACAACTCCATGACCCGGATCATGGTCAAGCCCAGCCACATCATCGGCGGCTACGCGCAGCTGTCCTACTTCTTCAACTACATCGGGCCCACCGGCAACAACCGCGACGAGGTCACGATCATCCGCAAGCGCTCGCAGAAGGTGGAGTACTGA
- the narH gene encoding nitrate reductase subunit beta, which produces MRVMAQMAMVMNLDKCIGCHTCSVTCKQAWTNRSGTEYVWFNNVETRPGLGYPRRYEDQEEWQGGWVLGANGRLKLRAGGRFKKLLNIFVNPKMPSIQDYYEPWTYDYETLLNAPADQKTFPVARPHSLISGKPMNISWSANWDDDLGGSIETLHQDVMLKGIEDKVKTDLESTFMFYLPRICEHCLNPSCAASCPSGAIYKREEDGIVLVDQEQCRGWRMCISGCPYKKVYFNHKTGKAEKCTFCFPRIEVGIPTVCSETCVGRLRYIGLVLYDADRVLEAASTPDDRDLYEAQRSVFLDPRDPAVIAEAERAGIPGDWIMAAQKSPVYRLINDYKVALPLHPEYRTMPMVWYIPPLSPVVDAIAGSGHDGEDKDNLFNAIETLRIPVEYLANLFTAGDVRPVDGVLRKLAAMRSYMRDINLGRDPRAEIPAAVGMAEEDMYDMFRLLALAKYDERYVIPTAHAEEAHALEELATECSVSDYQVGNQGAFGEGSGALTPIAVENFQMLQARQTSDTLVGGGSKAGRVNLLNWDGKGMPEGLFPGGPTGPESGSRHLGAAAGGTLGAGVTEEALREGEGMPMGADPSRSRDSGAIPPEEIR; this is translated from the coding sequence ATGCGTGTCATGGCCCAGATGGCGATGGTCATGAACCTCGACAAGTGCATCGGGTGCCACACCTGCTCGGTCACCTGCAAGCAGGCGTGGACCAACCGCTCGGGCACGGAGTACGTCTGGTTCAACAACGTCGAGACGAGGCCCGGGCTGGGCTACCCGCGCCGCTACGAGGACCAGGAGGAGTGGCAGGGCGGCTGGGTGCTCGGCGCCAACGGCAGGCTCAAGCTGCGCGCCGGCGGCCGCTTCAAGAAGCTCCTCAACATCTTCGTCAACCCCAAGATGCCCTCGATCCAGGACTACTACGAGCCCTGGACCTACGACTACGAGACGCTGCTCAACGCCCCCGCGGACCAGAAGACCTTCCCGGTCGCCCGACCGCACTCGCTGATCAGCGGCAAGCCGATGAACATCTCCTGGTCGGCCAACTGGGACGACGACCTCGGCGGCTCGATAGAGACGCTGCACCAGGACGTGATGCTCAAGGGCATCGAGGACAAGGTGAAGACCGACCTCGAGTCGACCTTCATGTTCTACCTGCCGCGCATCTGCGAGCACTGCCTCAACCCCTCGTGCGCGGCGAGCTGCCCGTCGGGCGCGATCTACAAGCGCGAGGAGGACGGCATCGTCCTCGTCGACCAGGAGCAGTGCCGCGGCTGGCGCATGTGCATCTCCGGCTGCCCCTACAAGAAGGTCTACTTCAACCACAAGACCGGCAAGGCCGAGAAGTGCACCTTCTGCTTCCCGCGCATCGAGGTCGGCATCCCGACCGTGTGCTCGGAGACCTGCGTGGGGCGGCTGCGCTACATCGGGCTGGTCCTGTATGACGCCGACCGGGTCCTCGAGGCCGCGTCGACGCCCGACGACCGCGACCTCTACGAGGCGCAGCGGTCGGTCTTCCTCGACCCCCGCGACCCCGCGGTGATCGCGGAGGCCGAGCGGGCCGGCATACCGGGGGACTGGATCATGGCCGCGCAGAAGTCACCGGTCTACCGGCTGATCAACGACTACAAGGTGGCGCTGCCGCTGCACCCGGAGTACCGCACCATGCCGATGGTCTGGTACATCCCGCCGCTGTCGCCGGTCGTCGACGCCATCGCCGGGTCCGGCCACGACGGTGAGGACAAGGACAACCTCTTCAACGCCATCGAGACGCTGCGGATCCCGGTGGAGTACCTCGCCAACTTGTTCACCGCCGGCGACGTCAGGCCCGTCGACGGCGTGCTGCGCAAGCTCGCGGCGATGCGCTCCTACATGCGCGACATCAACCTCGGGCGCGACCCGCGGGCCGAGATCCCGGCCGCCGTGGGCATGGCCGAGGAGGACATGTACGACATGTTCCGGCTGCTGGCGCTGGCCAAGTACGACGAGCGCTATGTCATCCCGACGGCGCACGCCGAGGAGGCGCACGCCCTGGAGGAGCTGGCCACCGAGTGCTCGGTCAGCGACTACCAGGTCGGCAACCAGGGTGCCTTCGGCGAGGGGTCGGGCGCCCTGACCCCCATCGCGGTGGAGAACTTCCAGATGCTGCAGGCGCGGCAGACCTCCGACACCCTCGTCGGCGGCGGCTCCAAGGCCGGCCGGGTCAACCTGCTCAACTGGGACGGCAAGGGGATGCCCGAGGGGCTCTTCCCCGGAGGGCCGACCGGCCCGGAGTCCGGCTCCCGGCACCTTGGCGCGGCCGCCGGCGGCACGCTCGGCGCCGGGGTCACCGAGGAGGCGCTGCGCGAGGGCGAGGGCATGCCGATGGGCGCCGACCCCAGCCGCTCGCGCGACAGCGGCGCCATCCCGCCGGAGGAGATCCGGTGA
- the narJ gene encoding nitrate reductase molybdenum cofactor assembly chaperone, with amino-acid sequence MRLALRRRKQAALPVGTDEMRAAWQCASLLLGYPDDQLLGHLPVLRETVAQLPAPVGEPLGRVVRTIETAVDAGELDALQKRYVDTFDYTRRCAPYLTYFAHGDTRKRGMALVQFKQAYRRAGVEIGDDELPDHLSVVLEFGATVDLEAALKLVLDHRDGLEVLRLALLDRGVPWADVLVGVCATLPELDGDEQTAVARLIAQGPPAEDVGLAPYEIDPRLNPHPHEDPTVEDLVTTLQGGRS; translated from the coding sequence GTGAGGCTCGCGCTGCGGCGCCGCAAGCAGGCGGCGCTGCCGGTCGGCACCGACGAGATGCGGGCCGCGTGGCAGTGCGCGTCGCTGCTGCTCGGCTACCCCGACGACCAGCTGCTCGGACACCTGCCGGTGCTGCGCGAGACCGTCGCGCAGCTGCCGGCGCCGGTGGGCGAGCCGCTCGGCCGGGTCGTGCGGACCATCGAGACGGCCGTCGACGCGGGGGAGCTGGACGCCCTGCAGAAGCGGTACGTCGACACCTTCGACTACACCCGCCGGTGCGCGCCCTACCTCACCTACTTCGCGCACGGCGACACCCGCAAGCGCGGCATGGCCCTCGTGCAGTTCAAGCAGGCCTACCGCCGCGCCGGCGTCGAGATCGGCGACGACGAGCTGCCCGACCATCTCTCGGTGGTGCTGGAGTTCGGCGCCACCGTCGACCTCGAGGCCGCCCTCAAGCTCGTGCTCGACCACCGGGACGGGCTCGAGGTCCTGCGCCTCGCGCTGCTCGACCGCGGCGTGCCGTGGGCCGACGTCCTCGTGGGCGTGTGCGCCACGCTGCCCGAGCTCGACGGCGACGAACAGACCGCCGTCGCGCGGCTGATCGCGCAGGGCCCCCCGGCGGAGGACGTGGGGCTGGCGCCATACGAGATCGACCCGCGGCTCAACCCGCACCCGCACGAAGACCCGACCGTGGAAGACCTGGTCACGACCCTGCAAGGAGGGCGCTCATGA